In Arthrobacter sp. UKPF54-2, the following are encoded in one genomic region:
- a CDS encoding carbohydrate ABC transporter permease — MSTLSPVSPDPAAGTGYAPDGGPEVPLQRNRPFSRANLVQTIAGGYVPLILATLVVVVPLLWMLLSSFKQPGEIVTTDLKILPESLNLDNYRTAMTTVPFGQFFLNSLIVTTVGSTVKVILAILTAYALVFVRFPFKNVIFVVILVALMVPPQVSILPNYILIAGIGGKNTLWGIILPGLGTAFGTFLLRQHFMTLPGSILEAAEIDGAGHWRRLWQVVAPVSLPSIATVALVTVVSEWNDYIWPLIITDRPETMTLPVGLTLLQNSEGNGAGWGILMAGAMLVIVPILLVFAALQRYIVAGLTQGSVTG, encoded by the coding sequence GTGAGCACGCTCTCCCCTGTCAGTCCTGATCCCGCCGCAGGCACCGGGTACGCTCCCGACGGCGGTCCGGAGGTCCCGCTGCAGCGCAACCGGCCGTTCTCCCGCGCCAATCTGGTCCAGACCATCGCCGGCGGCTACGTCCCGCTGATCCTCGCCACCCTCGTGGTGGTCGTGCCTCTGCTCTGGATGCTGCTGAGCTCGTTCAAGCAGCCCGGCGAGATCGTCACCACGGATCTGAAGATCCTGCCCGAAAGCCTCAACCTCGACAATTACCGCACCGCCATGACCACCGTGCCGTTCGGCCAGTTCTTCCTGAACAGCCTGATCGTCACCACCGTCGGCTCCACGGTGAAAGTCATCCTCGCCATCCTGACGGCGTACGCGCTGGTCTTTGTGCGCTTCCCGTTCAAGAACGTCATCTTCGTGGTGATCCTCGTGGCCCTCATGGTGCCGCCCCAGGTCTCGATCCTGCCGAACTACATCCTGATCGCGGGCATCGGCGGGAAGAACACGCTCTGGGGCATCATTCTTCCGGGCCTGGGCACGGCCTTCGGCACCTTCCTGCTGCGGCAGCATTTCATGACGCTGCCCGGCTCCATCCTGGAAGCCGCCGAGATCGACGGTGCCGGGCACTGGCGCCGCCTCTGGCAGGTTGTCGCGCCGGTGTCGCTGCCGTCCATTGCCACCGTAGCCCTCGTGACGGTGGTCAGCGAGTGGAACGACTACATCTGGCCGCTCATCATCACCGACCGCCCCGAGACCATGACTCTGCCGGTAGGCCTGACCCTGCTGCAGAACTCTGAAGGAAACGGCGCCGGCTGGGGCATCCTGATGGCCGGCGCAATGCTGGTGATCGTTCCGATTCTCCTGGTCTTCGCCGCCTTGCAGCGTTACATCGTCGCTGGCCTCACCCAGGGCAGCGTCACCGGATAA
- a CDS encoding ABC transporter substrate-binding protein, translating into MAMNLDRRNFLGLASASAGAAALAACGGPSTGGGSATSGASDIDFNGVKPAGSFDFWTSHPGKSQDVEKAIIDKFQAKYPDIKVNLVTAGANYEEIAQKFQTSQAAKSALPGLVVLSDVWWFRYYTNGNIIPLDGLIKQLDFKIDDFQKSLVADYKYADKQWALPYGRSTPLFYYNKDHFKAAGLPDRAPKTWQEFGEWAPKLKAASGASYAYMYPALAGYAGWTLQNNLWGWGGSWSNGWDINCDSAESVAALQWAQDSVYKDKWAGVSSKNAADDFAAGIASATISSTGDLLGVLKSAKFNVGVGFLPGGPKNDTGVCPTGGAGLGIPSGVSKEVQLAAATFLKFMTEPENTAAFSAATGYMPTRTSADMGAVLAKTPQIKTAMDQLAVTHVQDNARVFLPGADQEMAKAAAKILTQQGDVKATMTELKTTLEGIYTKDVKPKLKS; encoded by the coding sequence ATGGCCATGAACCTTGACCGCAGAAACTTCCTTGGACTGGCCAGCGCCAGCGCCGGCGCAGCAGCGCTGGCTGCCTGCGGCGGACCGTCCACCGGCGGCGGTAGCGCCACCAGCGGCGCGTCCGACATCGACTTCAACGGCGTGAAGCCGGCCGGTTCGTTCGACTTCTGGACCAGCCACCCGGGCAAGTCCCAGGACGTGGAAAAGGCCATCATCGACAAGTTCCAGGCGAAGTACCCGGACATCAAGGTCAACCTGGTGACCGCTGGCGCCAACTACGAGGAAATCGCGCAGAAGTTCCAGACCTCGCAGGCTGCCAAGTCCGCACTCCCAGGCCTGGTAGTGCTCTCGGACGTCTGGTGGTTCCGGTACTACACCAACGGCAACATCATCCCGCTGGACGGGCTGATCAAGCAGCTGGACTTCAAGATCGACGATTTCCAGAAGTCCCTCGTGGCCGACTACAAGTACGCCGACAAGCAGTGGGCCCTCCCCTACGGGCGCTCCACGCCGCTCTTCTACTACAACAAGGACCACTTCAAGGCCGCCGGCCTGCCGGACCGGGCACCGAAGACCTGGCAGGAATTCGGCGAGTGGGCTCCCAAGCTCAAAGCCGCTTCCGGCGCGAGCTACGCGTACATGTACCCGGCCTTGGCCGGATACGCCGGCTGGACGCTGCAGAACAACCTGTGGGGCTGGGGCGGCAGCTGGTCCAACGGCTGGGACATCAACTGCGACTCGGCCGAATCCGTGGCGGCGCTGCAGTGGGCCCAGGATTCCGTCTACAAGGACAAGTGGGCGGGCGTCTCCTCCAAGAACGCCGCGGACGACTTTGCCGCGGGCATTGCCTCCGCCACGATCTCGTCCACCGGCGACCTGCTCGGGGTGCTGAAGTCTGCGAAGTTCAACGTGGGCGTCGGCTTCCTGCCGGGCGGCCCCAAGAACGACACCGGCGTCTGCCCCACCGGCGGCGCCGGGCTCGGCATCCCCAGCGGGGTGAGCAAGGAAGTCCAGCTCGCGGCTGCGACCTTCCTGAAGTTCATGACGGAGCCGGAGAACACGGCGGCGTTCTCGGCAGCCACCGGCTACATGCCGACGCGCACGTCGGCTGACATGGGGGCAGTGCTGGCCAAGACGCCGCAGATCAAGACCGCCATGGACCAGCTCGCCGTCACCCACGTCCAGGACAACGCCCGCGTGTTCCTGCCCGGCGCCGACCAGGAAATGGCCAAGGCTGCCGCGAAGATCCTCACCCAGCAGGGCGACGTCAAGGCCACCATGACCGAACTCAAGACGACCCTCGAAGGCATCTACACCAAGGACGTGAAGCCCAAGCTGAAGAGCTAG
- the infA gene encoding translation initiation factor IF-1, which yields MAKKDGVIEIEGVVTEALPNAMFRVELTNKHIVLAHISGKMRQHYIRILPEDRVVVELSPYDLTRGRIVYRYK from the coding sequence ATGGCCAAGAAGGACGGGGTCATTGAGATCGAGGGCGTTGTGACTGAGGCGCTGCCTAACGCGATGTTTCGCGTTGAGCTCACCAACAAGCACATCGTTCTGGCACACATCTCTGGAAAGATGCGCCAGCACTACATCAGGATTCTCCCTGAGGACCGGGTAGTGGTGGAGCTGAGCCCGTACGACCTGACACGTGGTCGTATCGTCTACCGCTACAAGTAA
- a CDS encoding cell wall metabolism sensor histidine kinase WalK, translating into MSERRLVNGVGVDRHFGALPPRARVVASQLPLTLVFAAGVAAAPAAWNLHVSSASGQAALALHAVLFLASLFVPWQRFGPLAPLAIPVLDLAAIGLSRVAAAEELPGLGVLSVLPVVWISASRLSPAVILPLSFFGPLLAGLPWFFAGGADNGPGRIATVLLLALMTLAVSLAMQFARAQLRRQQRKVEAKEAELQALLSESRERERLLNTILDTVDVGIVAVGADGRRLLTNSWQARLEASAAPPGGAGPEDPEREERLLLTGRDQSTPLPPERRPLRRALAGESFADHLVCFGAAPGSRVVSTGAGPLKNDDGDFRGAVVVYNEVTGLVNALAAKEDVVATVSHEFRTPLTSIIGNLDLVLGEELPLTVLRRIEVAQRNAERLLALVSDLLMSANSAVQVHPRKTDLAGLVEASLGSAQAHAQSSQVSLSMDVPAPLWANVDPLRISQALDNLVSNAIKYSPDGGAVTVSARADGGRVLLQVEDSGIGMTAADAARVFTRFFRSPAVRDGAIPGAGLGLSITKAIVEGHGGSISCSTLPGRGSTFTVDLPADGHPAAF; encoded by the coding sequence TTGAGTGAACGGCGGCTGGTTAACGGCGTGGGCGTCGACCGCCACTTTGGCGCTTTGCCCCCGCGTGCCCGGGTGGTGGCGAGCCAACTGCCCCTGACCCTGGTGTTCGCCGCCGGCGTCGCGGCCGCACCTGCCGCCTGGAACCTCCACGTATCGAGCGCCTCGGGCCAGGCCGCCCTGGCCCTGCATGCCGTGTTGTTCCTCGCCAGCCTCTTTGTGCCGTGGCAACGGTTCGGTCCGCTCGCCCCTTTGGCGATCCCGGTCCTGGACCTGGCCGCGATCGGGCTGAGCCGGGTCGCTGCGGCGGAGGAACTCCCGGGCCTCGGGGTGCTCTCCGTGCTGCCGGTCGTCTGGATCTCCGCTTCCAGGCTCTCCCCCGCCGTAATTCTGCCCCTCAGTTTCTTCGGTCCGCTGCTGGCAGGGCTGCCCTGGTTCTTCGCCGGAGGTGCTGACAACGGTCCCGGGCGTATCGCCACAGTGCTTCTCCTGGCCCTGATGACGCTGGCCGTCTCGCTGGCCATGCAGTTCGCCAGGGCGCAGTTGCGCCGCCAGCAACGCAAGGTCGAGGCCAAGGAGGCGGAACTGCAGGCCCTCCTCTCGGAAAGCCGGGAGCGCGAGCGGCTCCTGAACACCATCCTGGACACCGTCGACGTCGGCATCGTGGCGGTCGGCGCCGACGGCCGGCGGCTGCTCACCAACAGCTGGCAGGCCCGGCTGGAGGCGTCCGCAGCACCGCCGGGTGGGGCCGGGCCCGAGGATCCGGAACGGGAAGAGCGCCTCCTGCTGACGGGCCGGGACCAGTCAACGCCACTGCCTCCCGAACGGCGGCCGCTCCGCCGGGCCCTGGCCGGCGAATCCTTCGCGGACCACCTGGTCTGCTTTGGGGCGGCGCCCGGTAGCCGGGTGGTCTCCACCGGGGCCGGGCCGCTGAAGAACGACGACGGCGACTTCCGCGGCGCCGTCGTGGTCTACAACGAGGTGACCGGGCTGGTGAACGCCCTGGCGGCCAAGGAGGACGTGGTCGCGACGGTCTCGCACGAATTCCGGACCCCGCTGACATCGATCATCGGCAACCTCGACCTGGTCCTCGGCGAGGAGCTGCCGCTGACGGTGCTGCGCCGGATCGAGGTGGCCCAGCGAAACGCTGAACGGCTGCTGGCACTGGTCTCCGACCTGCTGATGTCCGCCAACTCCGCGGTTCAGGTCCATCCGAGGAAGACCGACTTGGCCGGGCTTGTCGAGGCAAGCCTCGGCTCCGCGCAGGCCCATGCCCAGTCCTCGCAGGTCTCACTCTCGATGGACGTTCCGGCGCCTTTGTGGGCGAACGTGGACCCGCTGCGCATCAGCCAGGCGCTGGACAACCTGGTCTCGAACGCCATCAAGTACTCCCCCGACGGCGGCGCGGTGACGGTCTCGGCCCGCGCCGATGGCGGCCGGGTGCTGCTGCAGGTGGAGGACAGCGGCATCGGCATGACAGCGGCCGACGCTGCCAGGGTCTTTACCCGCTTCTTCCGGAGCCCGGCGGTCCGGGATGGGGCCATCCCGGGGGCCGGCCTCGGCCTGTCCATCACCAAGGCGATCGTGGAAGGCCACGGCGGCTCCATCTCGTGCAGCACCCTTCCGGGGCGCGGGAGCACCTTTACCGTGGACCTCCCGGCGGACGGCCACCCGGCGGCTTTCTAG
- a CDS encoding P1 family peptidase, whose amino-acid sequence MTAITDVPGIRVGHASRTGERWLSGVTVVLPPSDTVGSVDVRGGGPGTHETDALDPTTLSTAVDAVVLTGGSAFGLATAHGAQRWCEEQGRGFAVPGGVVPIVPAAAIFDLGRGGDFAARPDEAMGYAAIADAAARKDGHDVERGNVGAGTGAAIGRGAYKGGVGTASITLDNGVVVGALAVVNALGLPFVVPPGHPEPSVRSVVPPLDARFRVPDSPAAEAAQDPPPLNTTLVVVATNAVLDKAECKRTASAAHAGLARALNPSHTLADGDTVFALATGAVGLDRSTEAARQVSLITLQSAAADVVRLAILDGIAAAAAVETPAGRFRAYGDGVR is encoded by the coding sequence ATGACTGCGATTACGGACGTGCCCGGCATCCGCGTGGGCCATGCGTCCCGGACGGGGGAGAGGTGGCTGAGCGGCGTCACCGTGGTGCTCCCGCCCTCGGACACGGTTGGCTCGGTCGATGTCCGGGGCGGCGGTCCCGGCACACACGAGACCGACGCGCTGGACCCCACCACGCTGAGCACCGCCGTCGACGCCGTGGTCCTCACCGGCGGAAGTGCCTTTGGCCTGGCGACCGCGCACGGCGCCCAGCGCTGGTGCGAGGAGCAGGGCCGGGGCTTCGCCGTTCCCGGCGGCGTGGTGCCGATCGTTCCCGCGGCCGCTATTTTCGACCTGGGCCGCGGCGGGGACTTCGCCGCACGCCCCGATGAGGCCATGGGTTACGCGGCAATCGCCGACGCCGCCGCCCGCAAGGACGGGCACGACGTCGAACGCGGCAACGTCGGCGCCGGCACGGGAGCGGCCATCGGGCGGGGAGCCTACAAAGGGGGAGTAGGCACCGCCTCCATCACCTTGGACAACGGCGTCGTCGTAGGGGCGCTCGCCGTAGTAAACGCGCTGGGACTGCCCTTTGTGGTGCCTCCGGGACATCCCGAACCCTCGGTGCGCTCGGTCGTTCCTCCCTTAGACGCGCGCTTCCGGGTTCCCGATTCCCCTGCGGCGGAAGCCGCACAGGATCCGCCGCCCCTCAACACCACGCTCGTCGTCGTCGCGACCAACGCAGTCCTGGACAAGGCCGAATGCAAACGCACGGCCTCAGCAGCGCACGCAGGCCTCGCCCGGGCCCTGAACCCTAGCCACACCTTGGCCGACGGCGACACGGTGTTCGCGCTGGCCACGGGCGCCGTCGGGCTGGACCGGAGTACCGAAGCAGCGCGGCAGGTGAGCCTGATTACGCTGCAGAGCGCGGCGGCCGACGTCGTCCGGCTGGCCATCCTGGACGGGATCGCGGCGGCGGCGGCGGTGGAGACGCCGGCGGGGCGTTTTCGTGCATACGGGGACGGAGTGCGCTAG
- a CDS encoding DNA-directed RNA polymerase subunit alpha yields MLIAQRPTLSEEVVSDNRSRFIIEPLEPGFGYTLGNSLRRTLLSSIPGASVTSIRIDGVLHEFTTVPGVKEDVTEIILNIKNLSVSSEHDEPVVAYLRKQGPGVVTAADIAPPAGVEFHNPDLHIATLNSKGKFELELTIERGRGYVSAAQNKSGDSEIGRIPVDSIYSPVLKVTFRVEATRVEQRTDFDKLIVDVETKQAIAPRDAVASAGTTLVELFGLARELNTAAEGIEIGPSPTDAALAADMALPIEDLDLTVRSYNCLKREGIHTVGELVARSEADLMDIRNFGAKSIDEVKAKLVELGLSLKDSPPGFDLAARAAAIEEDDAAFSDDEL; encoded by the coding sequence GTGCTCATTGCACAGCGCCCCACCCTCTCCGAAGAGGTCGTCTCCGACAACCGTTCCCGTTTCATCATTGAACCGCTGGAACCGGGCTTCGGCTACACCCTCGGAAACTCCCTCCGCCGTACCCTGCTCTCCTCCATCCCCGGTGCCTCTGTCACGAGCATCCGGATCGATGGCGTGCTGCACGAGTTCACCACGGTTCCGGGTGTCAAGGAAGATGTCACCGAGATCATCCTGAACATCAAGAACCTGTCGGTCTCCTCCGAGCACGACGAGCCGGTTGTTGCTTACCTGCGCAAGCAGGGCCCGGGAGTCGTCACCGCCGCGGACATCGCTCCGCCGGCCGGCGTCGAATTCCACAACCCGGATCTGCACATCGCCACGCTGAACTCGAAGGGCAAGTTCGAACTCGAACTGACCATCGAGCGCGGCCGCGGCTACGTTTCGGCAGCTCAGAACAAGTCCGGCGACTCCGAGATCGGCCGCATCCCGGTCGACTCGATCTACTCGCCGGTCCTGAAGGTTACTTTCCGCGTGGAAGCTACCCGTGTTGAGCAGCGCACTGACTTCGACAAGCTGATTGTTGACGTCGAGACCAAGCAGGCCATCGCCCCGCGCGATGCGGTTGCTTCGGCAGGTACCACCCTGGTGGAACTGTTCGGTCTGGCCCGCGAGCTGAACACCGCAGCTGAAGGTATCGAGATTGGCCCGTCGCCGACGGACGCTGCCCTGGCAGCGGACATGGCCCTGCCGATCGAGGATCTGGACCTCACCGTCCGTTCCTACAACTGCCTCAAGCGTGAGGGCATCCACACCGTGGGTGAACTCGTTGCCCGCTCCGAGGCTGACCTGATGGACATCCGTAACTTCGGTGCGAAGTCCATCGACGAGGTCAAGGCAAAGCTCGTTGAACTGGGTCTGTCCCTCAAGGACTCCCCTCCCGGTTTCGACCTTGCAGCCCGCGCCGCAGCCATCGAAGAGGACGACGCCGCTTTCAGCGACGACGAGCTCTAA
- the rpmJ gene encoding 50S ribosomal protein L36 — protein MKVKPSVKQICEKCKVIRRNGRVMVICENPRHKQRQG, from the coding sequence ATGAAGGTCAAGCCGAGCGTCAAGCAGATCTGCGAAAAGTGCAAAGTGATCCGCCGTAATGGCCGGGTCATGGTGATCTGCGAGAACCCGCGCCACAAGCAGCGCCAGGGCTAA
- the map gene encoding type I methionyl aminopeptidase encodes MAFGQTRIEYKTNAQMRTMQEAGLVLSHALDAAVAAAVPGVSTRDLDAVFAGVLQEAGAKSNFLGYHGFPATICTSVNEEVVHGIPGDRVLQDGDIISIDGGAIVDGWHSDSARTVIVGTADPEDQRLSDVTEAAMWHGIAALATGKFIGDIGNAVDDYVSSVPGKPLGILEDYVGHGIGSEMHMAPDVLNYRTGHRGAKIRPGLCLAIEPMLVRGSIDTAVLDDDWTVVTTDGKRSCQWEHSVAVHEKGIWVLSAPDGGAAKLAPLGVVPVPIP; translated from the coding sequence ATGGCATTCGGCCAGACCCGCATTGAATACAAGACCAACGCCCAGATGCGGACCATGCAGGAGGCCGGCCTGGTACTCAGCCACGCCCTGGACGCCGCCGTCGCCGCTGCCGTCCCCGGTGTGAGCACCCGCGACCTCGACGCCGTGTTCGCCGGCGTGCTGCAGGAGGCCGGGGCGAAGTCCAACTTCCTTGGCTATCACGGCTTCCCGGCCACCATCTGTACCTCCGTGAACGAGGAAGTGGTGCACGGTATCCCGGGCGACCGCGTCCTGCAGGACGGGGACATCATCTCGATCGACGGCGGTGCGATCGTGGACGGCTGGCACTCGGACTCGGCCCGCACGGTCATCGTCGGCACGGCCGACCCGGAGGACCAGCGGCTCTCCGACGTCACCGAGGCGGCCATGTGGCACGGCATCGCGGCGCTGGCCACCGGAAAGTTCATCGGCGACATCGGCAACGCCGTGGACGATTACGTCTCCTCCGTCCCCGGTAAGCCCCTGGGCATCCTGGAGGACTACGTGGGCCACGGGATCGGCTCGGAGATGCACATGGCACCGGACGTGCTGAACTACCGCACCGGCCACCGCGGGGCCAAGATCCGTCCCGGGCTGTGCCTGGCCATCGAACCGATGCTGGTCCGCGGGAGCATCGACACAGCCGTCCTCGACGACGACTGGACGGTCGTCACCACCGACGGCAAACGCTCCTGCCAGTGGGAGCACTCCGTTGCGGTCCACGAGAAGGGCATCTGGGTGCTCTCCGCCCCCGACGGGGGAGCCGCGAAGCTGGCGCCGCTCGGCGTCGTGCCTGTCCCGATTCCCTAA
- the rpsK gene encoding 30S ribosomal protein S11, which produces MPPKTRGAVRKPRKKDKKNIALGQAHIKSTFNNTIVSITDPNGAVISWASSGEVGFKGSRKSTPFAAQMAAEAAAKRAQEHGMRKVDVFVKGPGSGRETAIRSLQAAGLEVGSIQDVTPSAHNGCRPPKRRRV; this is translated from the coding sequence ATGCCCCCGAAGACTCGTGGCGCGGTTCGCAAGCCGCGTAAGAAGGACAAGAAGAATATCGCGCTGGGCCAGGCGCACATCAAGAGCACCTTTAACAACACCATCGTGTCCATCACGGACCCGAACGGTGCTGTCATCTCCTGGGCTTCGTCCGGTGAGGTTGGCTTCAAGGGCTCTCGTAAGTCCACCCCGTTCGCCGCCCAGATGGCCGCCGAAGCCGCCGCAAAGCGTGCGCAGGAGCACGGCATGCGCAAGGTTGACGTTTTCGTCAAGGGACCGGGCTCCGGACGCGAGACCGCCATCCGTTCGCTGCAGGCCGCTGGCCTCGAGGTTGGGTCCATCCAGGACGTAACCCCCAGCGCGCACAACGGCTGCCGTCCGCCGAAGCGCCGCCGCGTCTAA
- a CDS encoding carbohydrate ABC transporter permease, whose amino-acid sequence MTRQLTDRPAATARTVAPDQRRGRWSARTRRDFIVFLALALPNLALIAVFTYLPLINNIYYSTLDWTLGSANATVVGFDNYINFFTSTDAPTVLGTTAIFTVVTVGGSMVLGLLVALALNSKVRGTTFARSAVFAPYVLSGVGVGLVWLFIFDPGYGVLSWLLRGIGQQSPQWINDPQLSLVMVIIVYIWKNLGYCAVVYLAGLQSLPKDVMEAASLDGANGFRRFISMSVPLLSPTTFFLLITTMLSSLQAFDLIRIMTPLGNGTSTLIYEAYLQAFGAYNRAGYSASISVVLFAILLIITVLQLRFVERKVHYS is encoded by the coding sequence ATGACTAGACAATTGACTGACCGTCCAGCGGCTACCGCCCGGACCGTCGCACCGGACCAGCGCAGGGGACGCTGGTCCGCCCGGACCCGCAGGGACTTCATCGTGTTCCTGGCGCTGGCCCTGCCAAATCTGGCTTTGATCGCGGTGTTCACCTACCTCCCGCTGATCAACAACATCTACTACTCGACGCTGGACTGGACGCTGGGCTCCGCCAACGCCACAGTGGTCGGCTTCGACAACTACATCAACTTCTTTACCAGTACGGACGCCCCCACAGTGCTGGGGACCACGGCGATCTTTACCGTCGTCACGGTCGGCGGCTCCATGGTCCTCGGGCTGCTGGTGGCCCTCGCGCTGAACTCCAAGGTCCGGGGCACCACTTTCGCCCGGTCCGCCGTCTTCGCCCCCTACGTGCTCAGCGGGGTCGGCGTCGGCCTCGTCTGGCTGTTCATCTTCGACCCGGGCTACGGTGTGCTGTCCTGGCTGCTCCGAGGGATCGGCCAGCAGAGCCCGCAGTGGATCAACGACCCGCAGCTGTCCCTGGTGATGGTGATCATCGTTTACATCTGGAAGAACCTCGGCTACTGCGCCGTGGTCTACCTCGCGGGCCTCCAATCGCTCCCGAAGGACGTGATGGAGGCGGCCTCGCTGGATGGCGCGAACGGCTTCCGCCGCTTCATCAGCATGTCCGTCCCGCTGCTCTCCCCCACCACCTTCTTCCTGCTGATCACCACCATGCTCAGCTCCTTGCAGGCCTTCGACCTGATCCGGATCATGACCCCGCTGGGCAACGGCACGTCCACCCTGATTTACGAGGCGTATCTGCAGGCGTTCGGCGCCTACAACCGGGCAGGGTACTCGGCGTCGATCTCCGTGGTCCTCTTCGCCATCCTGCTTATCATCACCGTGCTGCAACTGCGGTTCGTCGAACGGAAGGTGCACTACTCGTGA
- the rpsM gene encoding 30S ribosomal protein S13 → MARLAGVDIPREKRLEIALTYIYGVGKTRAHETLAATGISADVRVKDLTDAELVQLRDYIEGNYKVEGDLRREVAADIRRKVEIGSYEGLRHRKGLPVRGQRTKTNARTRKGPKRTVAGKKKAGR, encoded by the coding sequence ATGGCTCGTCTCGCTGGCGTAGACATTCCCCGCGAAAAGCGGCTGGAAATTGCGCTTACTTACATCTACGGCGTGGGCAAGACCCGTGCACACGAAACCCTGGCTGCCACCGGCATCAGCGCTGACGTTCGGGTCAAGGACCTGACCGACGCTGAGCTGGTCCAGCTGCGTGACTACATTGAAGGCAACTACAAGGTTGAGGGTGACCTTCGCCGCGAGGTAGCCGCCGACATCCGCCGCAAGGTTGAGATCGGCAGCTACGAAGGCCTGCGTCACCGCAAGGGCCTGCCCGTACGCGGTCAGCGTACGAAGACCAACGCCCGTACCCGCAAGGGTCCGAAGCGTACCGTCGCCGGCAAGAAGAAGGCCGGACGCTAA
- the rplQ gene encoding 50S ribosomal protein L17, whose protein sequence is MPTPTKGPRLGGGPAHERLMLANLAAALFEHKRITTTVTKAKRLKPYAERLVTFAKRGDLASRRRVLGLISNKGVVHELFTDIAQAVENRDGGYTRITKIGNRKGDNAPMAVIELVLEPVSAKQAVVAEATSAAKRDADKKDADKAEAAPVAETEAAETEEAPEAEVAETASEAKADETEEAPAAEEAAKDEKDAK, encoded by the coding sequence ATGCCTACCCCCACTAAGGGTCCGCGCCTCGGAGGCGGCCCGGCTCACGAGCGCCTTATGCTCGCGAACCTGGCAGCCGCACTGTTCGAGCACAAGCGGATCACCACCACGGTGACCAAGGCCAAGCGTCTGAAGCCCTACGCAGAGCGCCTGGTGACTTTCGCTAAGCGCGGCGACCTGGCTTCCCGCCGTCGTGTGCTCGGCCTGATCAGCAACAAGGGCGTCGTCCACGAGCTGTTCACCGACATTGCCCAGGCAGTCGAGAACCGCGACGGCGGCTACACCCGCATCACCAAGATCGGCAACCGCAAGGGCGACAACGCTCCCATGGCTGTTATCGAACTGGTTCTCGAGCCGGTTTCCGCCAAGCAGGCCGTCGTCGCCGAGGCTACTTCCGCTGCGAAGCGCGATGCAGACAAGAAGGACGCCGACAAGGCTGAAGCCGCCCCGGTCGCCGAGACCGAAGCAGCCGAAACCGAAGAGGCTCCCGAGGCTGAGGTTGCCGAGACTGCTTCTGAAGCTAAAGCCGACGAGACCGAAGAGGCTCCGGCCGCTGAGGAAGCTGCCAAGGACGAGAAGGACGCGAAGTAA
- a CDS encoding tRNA pseudouridine(38-40) synthase TruA: protein MNELKPAAPVMGGGGFLRIRLDLSYDGGPFSGWALQPGLRTVQGVLEEALALLIRRPVRVTVAGRTDAGVHARGQVVHLDLSEAEWRGLNRGAELDPSAALLRRLRGALSRGLGELSGAVEVHHAAVAPAGFDARFSALWRRYSYRIADGTDRWDPLGRYSTLWHKERLDTALLNEGASRLLGLQDFRSYCKPREGATTIRELQRFEFTRGADGVIVATVQADAFCHNMVRSLVGSALYVGSGAEQPGWLYERLIARQRDARSVLAAPHPLVLEEVAYPTASGLLARAELTRARRE, encoded by the coding sequence ATGAACGAGCTCAAACCCGCTGCCCCCGTTATGGGGGGCGGCGGGTTTTTGCGTATCCGGCTGGACCTGTCCTACGACGGCGGCCCGTTCAGCGGGTGGGCGCTGCAGCCCGGACTCCGGACCGTCCAGGGTGTCCTTGAGGAAGCCCTGGCCCTGCTGATCCGCCGGCCGGTTCGGGTCACGGTGGCGGGCCGCACCGATGCCGGCGTGCACGCCCGCGGACAGGTCGTGCACCTGGACCTGAGCGAGGCCGAGTGGCGCGGGCTCAACCGCGGCGCTGAACTGGACCCCTCGGCGGCCTTGCTGCGCCGGCTCCGCGGCGCCCTGAGCCGAGGGCTGGGCGAACTCAGCGGCGCGGTCGAGGTGCATCATGCCGCGGTGGCACCGGCCGGCTTTGACGCCCGATTCTCCGCGCTCTGGCGGCGCTACAGCTACCGGATCGCCGACGGCACGGACCGCTGGGACCCGCTGGGCCGCTACTCGACACTCTGGCACAAGGAACGCCTCGACACGGCGCTGCTCAACGAGGGCGCCTCCCGGCTGCTGGGCCTGCAGGACTTCCGCTCCTACTGCAAGCCCCGCGAAGGCGCCACGACCATCCGGGAGCTGCAGCGTTTCGAGTTCACCCGCGGCGCCGACGGCGTTATTGTCGCCACCGTCCAGGCCGACGCCTTCTGCCACAACATGGTCCGTTCCTTGGTGGGATCCGCGCTCTACGTGGGGTCCGGGGCGGAACAGCCCGGCTGGCTGTACGAACGGCTGATCGCCCGGCAGCGGGACGCCCGGTCCGTGCTCGCCGCCCCGCACCCGCTGGTGCTGGAAGAGGTGGCCTACCCGACGGCCAGCGGGCTACTGGCCAGGGCCGAGCTGACACGCGCCCGTCGCGAGTAG